In Aspergillus luchuensis IFO 4308 DNA, chromosome 1, nearly complete sequence, the following are encoded in one genomic region:
- a CDS encoding condensin subunit YCG1 (BUSCO:EOG09260LRX;~COG:D;~EggNog:ENOG410PH2X;~InterPro:IPR027165,IPR011989,IPR025977,IPR016024;~PFAM:PF12719;~go_component: GO:0000796 - condensin complex [Evidence IEA];~go_process: GO:0007076 - mitotic chromosome condensation [Evidence IEA]), translated as MPGRSARSTSTATRKTSAQPSRAGSVTPSFTIPEEPSLPEAIPTLRRDVCSLFADAQRSTTGHRKLVVRLRKLQEACCGISQKSSKKDGSKSQAEWTLPMEETLPETEFNTEVGRCVLRILPIKKSEPVGDRILRFLGAFLALASEKDAELYAADDDDEDMQNSPETPTSRLTTSLINIIVPLLATKDKTVRFRATQIIAHIVNSLETIDDDQYHAIRGGLVKRIRDKEPAVRVQAVMGLGRLAGNDDEDDDDSKAVLERLIDIMQNDTSADVRKTLLINLPLVPGTLKYLLERARDLDAATRRALYSRLLPTLGDFRHLSLSMREKLLRWGLRDRDESVRKATGKLFYDRWVEDCAGTNNDPEAGPTGQRSPPNFNGLLELLERIDVVNSGVESGIAHEAMRSFWEGRPDYREAVVFDEPFWENLTAESAFMIRSFSDFCRVENEGKYDKLADEKMPEVTALAFYLHKYMTDLLQRKKIAKETGDANDDDSVEQEFIVEQLLHISMTLDYSDEVGRRKMFSLLRESLAVPELPQECTKLAVETLRCVCGPNAAAEKEFCSVVLEAIAEVHDTIVTEDSFVSARSEISDASSTRHRSETPQSEEEKPFNKEEAKAKVLKEIMVNMKCLHIAQCMLQNVEGNLQANMNLVTMLNNLVVPAVRSHEAPIRERGLECLGLCCLLDKTLAEENMTLFIHCFSKGHEALQVTAIHILCDMLTTHPTLLVPVEQDDGETVAPPVFQKPLLKVFARSLKSSSPNSVQTAAATALSKLLLTNTFTPAGANIPPAIQEYNQTSVETLLQSLILSFFHPRTRDNPALRQALAYFFPVYCHSRLENTQHMRKVAVPVIRATLNAAEEYYSLEAEEDSDGDIDESVGQRELKALMTGVVGMLAEWTDERRVVGLGGERILAGGPANANACGFVHLALVKDILERVLGISTGTNRCSKEEKKLLFSLMSKLYIAPPVVPSRSGSRAPEGEDPFSSSVRSTQAEITPENKELAQEVKELLDEAIEESVAAEAAGRNALVKVKNAVLKLLAAAHGGRPTSGRAREGMEEGDSDVMSVRSNMSVRSGSVRPSIEPGTMRRGFSLEPSIIEEEDENDDSRTTIVKSEGQDDE; from the exons ATGCCTGGCCGATCCGCCCGTTCAACGTCCACCGCCACGCGCAAGACCTCCGCTCAGCCCTCGCGCGCAGGCTCAGTGACCCCGTCTTTCACTATCCCCGAGGAGCCTTCCCTTCCAGAGGCGATTCCCACTTTGCGCCGCGATGTATGCTCTCTTTTCGCCGATGCGCAGCGCTCGACAACCGGACATCGGAAACTCGTTGTCCGACTGAGGAAGCTCCAAGAAGCTTGCTGCGGCATATCCCAGAAGAGCTCCAAGAAGGATGGCAGCAAGTCCCAGGCAGAATGGACGCTTCCTATGGAAGAGACTCTGCCCGAGACGGAGTTCAACACGGAGGTCGGCCGTTGCGTTCTGCGCATTCTCCCTATCAAGAAATCAGAGCCGGTCGGAGACCGCATTCTACGCTTTCTCGGCGCATTCCTGGCATTGGCTTCCGAGAAGGATGCAGAGCTATATGCTgcggatgacgacgatgaagatatGCAAAACTCGCCTGAAACGCCCACTTCCCGCTTGACTACCAGTCTGATCAACATAATCGTTCCCTTACTAGCAACGAAAGACAAGACAGTCCGCTTTCGCGCCACCCAAATCATCGCCCACATTGTCAACTCCCTCGAAACGATAGACGATGACCAATACCACGCCATTCGCGGCGGTCTTGTGAAGCGTATTAGAGACAAAGAGCCTGCCGTAAGAGTGCAGGCTGTTATGGGACTTGGCCGTCTCGCAggcaacgacgacgaagatgacgatgacagcAAGGCTGTGCTCGAGCGACTCATCGATATTATGCAGAATGATACCAGTGCCGATGTACGAAAGACCCTACTTATAAATCTCCCTCTGGTGCCGGGCACCCTGAAATATCTCCTGGAACGAGCCCGCGATCTCGATGCCGCCACTCGACGTGCCTTGTACTCGcgtcttcttcccacccTTGGTGACTTCCGGCATTTGTCGCTGTCTATGCGAGAGAAGCTTCTTCGATGGGGTCTCCGTGACCGTGACGAGAGCGTTCGCAAAGCCACGGGTAAATTGTTCTACGACCGCTGGGTTGAAGACTGCGCTGGCACCAACAACGACCCCGAAGCCGGACCTACAGGGCAACGCTCCCCACCGAACTTCAATGGGCTGCTTGAGCTCCTCGAAAGAATTGATGTTGTCAACTCCGGAGTAGAGTCTGGAATTGCACACGAAGCCATGCGTAGCTTCTGGGAAGGTCGCCCGGATTATCGGGAGGCGGTTGTTTTCGACGAGCCTTTCTGGGAGAACCTTACCGCGGAATCGGCCTTTATGATCCGGTCTTTCAGCGACTTCTGCCGCGTTGAGAATGAAGGGAAGTACGACAAGCTTGCAGACGAGAAGATGCCCGAAGTCACAGCCCTTGCGTTTTACCTACATAAGTACATGACCGACCTGTtgcagcggaagaagatcgcTAAAGAGACCGGCGATGCCAATGATGACGATTCCGTGGAGCAAGAATTTATCGTGGAACAGTTGCTGCATATCTCCATGACTCTGGACTACAGTGATGAAGTTGGACGGCGCAAGATGTTCTCCCTACTGCGTGAGTCGCTTGCCGTACCGGAACTCCCTCAGGAGTGCACCAAGCTTGCTGTCGAGACCCTGCGATGTGTTTGCGGCCCCAACGCTGCTGCCGAGAAGGAATTCTGTAGCGTTGTTCTGGAAGCCATTGCTGAAGTCCACGACACTATTGTGACTGAGGACAGCTTCGTGTCTGCAAGGTCAGAAATCAGCGATGCCAGCTCCACCCGCCACCGATCCGAGACCCCTCagtccgaagaagagaagcctTTCAACAAAGAGGAGGCTAAAGCGAAGGTACTGAAGGAGATCATGGTCAACATGAAATGTCTGCACATTGCGCAGTGCATGCTGCAGAATGTCGAGGGCAACCTCCAAGCCAACATGAACTTGGTGACTATGCTTAACAACCTTGTCGTGCCTGCCGTTCGAAGTCACGAGGCCCCTATCCGTGAGAGGGGTCTTGAGTGTCTGGGTCTTTGCTGTCTACTCGATAAG ACTCTGGCTGAGGAAAACATGactctcttcatccactgCTTCAGCAAGGGCCACGAGGCCTTGCAAGTGACTGCCATCCACATCTTGTGTGATATGCTGACAACGCATCCCACGTTGCTTGTGCCTGTGGAACAAGATGACGGCGAGACCGTGGCGCCGCCAGTTTTCCAGAAGCCATTGTTAAAGGTCTTTGCCCGGTCGCTGAAGTCCAGCTCGCCTAACAGCGTGCAAACAGCTGCCGCCACAGCGCTCTCGAAGTTGTTGCTCACGAACACGTTCACACCAGCGGGGGCAAACATCCCCCCGGCCATTCAGGAATATAACCAGACTTCCGTCGAGACTCTCCTGCAGTCACtcatcctttccttcttccatcctcGTACTCGGGACAACCCTGCACTGAGACAGGCCTTGGCCTACTTCTTCCCCGTGTATTGCCATTCACGACTGGAAAACACCCAGCACATGCGAAAGGTCGCGGTTCCCGTGATCCGAGCCACGCTGAATGCCGCCGAAGAATATTACTCGCTCGAGGCTGAGGAAGACAGTGACGGTGATATAGATGAGTCGGTGGGCCAGCGGGAGCTGAAGGCATTGATGACCGGCGTTGTGGGTATGCTGGCTGAGTGGACTGATGAGCGGCGGGTCGTCGGACTGGGCGGGGAGAGGATCCTTGCGGGTGGTCCGGCCAACGCCAATGCTTGCGGCTTCGTCCACCTTGCACTGGTCAAGGATATCCTCGAGCGGGTGCTAGGAATCAGCACCGGTACCAACCGTTGctccaaggaagagaagaagctgctcTTCTCCCTTATGAGCAAGCTTTATATCGCTCCTCCGGTCGTTCCCTCGCGGTCCGGGTCCCGGGCTCCAGAAGGCGAGGATCCGTTCAGTTCCAGCGTTCGCAGTACGCAGGCGGAAATCACGCCCGAGAATAAGGAACTAGCGCaggaggtgaaggagctGCTGGATGAGGCGATCGAGGAAAGCGTGGCCGCCGAGGCCGCTGGGCGGAACGCGCTCGTCAAGGTCAAGAACGCGGTCCTCAAGCTTCTGGCCGCGGCTCATGGGGGACGCCCAACCAGTGGGCGAGCCCGCGAAGGcatggaagaaggcgatAGCGATGTTATGAGCGTGCGGTCGAACATGAGCGTGCGGTCTGGTAGTGTGCGGCCATCCATTGAGCCCGGGACCATGCGGCGGGGCTTCTCACTGGAGCCAAgtatcatcgaagaagaggatgagaacGACGATAGCCGGACCACGATTGTGAAGTCGGAAGGTCAGGATGACGAGTGA
- a CDS encoding putative RNA binding protein (Arp) (COG:S;~EggNog:ENOG410Q18M;~InterPro:IPR000504,IPR012337,IPR036443,IPR035979, IPR036397,IPR012677,IPR034351,IPR013520,IPR001876;~PFAM:PF00641,PF00929,PF00076;~go_function: GO:0003676 - nucleic acid binding [Evidence IEA]), with protein sequence MAVSAPTPKLDRYIVIHVATTCDEHGVYVTKDSAEVIELGWILLDTKTCEELHHESVLVKPVNTPITPLCTSLTTLTWEHVRSAGTFRDAINRFDAFAQEHLISKNLEFAFVTLDSWDLRVQLPREARDKAVVLPAYLQHSRTFDLRTEYQRWQTHHPESLPFGPSSLSNICAALEVEPVQSSAPIKHNLPFHLQALAPASPRRAMEEAITLARVLRGLIRKSQPPHEHPEILTRPMDARADVRAFLAERSKVLHLSGLPHDTTQSELESWFTQFGGRPIAFWTLRTPDQHKPTGTGFAVFSSHEEAAESLCMNGRALNEKAIEVSPSSSRVLDRAAEILTPFPPSKNRPRPGDWTCPSCGFSNFQRRTACFRCSFPAMAAAPDPMGYGYGYGPPSMMPPHMGHGHGMGHSRGMGGNGGVVPFRAGDWKCGSEGCGYHNFAKNINCLRCGAPRSGAAVVADSAFPSPMDPPSSFGMGPNSMTSTPAPGPFAASTGSFGGFGQQFAAPPNNYAALPSGLGSAPAAYPPMGQMNAGYGSANASHSAASFANPAAQAAFTGADHNSSTSASNGAFYGNDGSSDPFAFLSTGLGGLTVGEDAHSRRNGASANKSPA encoded by the exons ATGGCCGTTTCAGCACCCACCCCCAAGTTGGATCGCTACATTGTTATCCACGTTGCGACCACCTGCGACGAACATGGAGTCTACGTCACTAAGGACTCTGCTGAAGTGATTGAGTTGGGGTGGATCTTGTTGGATACCAAAACCTGCGAGGAG TTGCACCATGAAAGCGTTCTTGTCAAGCCCGTCAACACCCCCATCACGCCTCTTTGCA CGAGCTTGACGACTCTGACATGGGAACACGTCCGCTCGGCAGGCACCTTCCGCGACGCCATCAACCGCTTCGACGCTTTCGCCCAGGAACACCTCATCAGCAAGAACCTGGAATTCGCCTTCGTGACGTTGGATTCATGGGATCTTCGTGTGCAGCTGCCCCGTGAGGCTCGGGACAAGGCAGTCGTGCTTCCGGCATACCTTCAGCACTCCCGGACATTCGACCTCCGCACCGAATACCAGCGATGGCAGACTCACCACCCCGAGTCTCTGCCCTTCGGCCCCAGCTCTCTCTCCAACATCTGCGCCGCCCTCGAGGTTGAGCCCGTTCAGTCTTCCGCTCCCATCAAGCAcaaccttcccttccacctGCAGGCCTTGGCTCCCGCCTCTCCCCGTCGCGCCATGGAGGAGGCTATCACCTTGGCCAGAGTGCTGCGCGGCTTGATCCGGAAGTCTCAGCCCCCACATGAGCACCCCGAGATCCTCACCCGCCCCATGGATGCCAGAGCGGACGTTCGTGCCTTCCTGGCCGAGCGCAGCAAGGTTCTTCATCTGAGCGGACTCCCCCACGACACCACCCAGTCCGAACTGGAGAGCTGGTTCACCCAGTTCGGCGGTCGTCCGATCGCATTCTGGACCCTCCGCACCCCGGATCAGCACAAGCCTACCGGCACCGGCTTTGCGGTCTTCTCGTCCCACGAAGAG GCTGCCGAGAGCCTTTGCATGAACGGCCGTGCTCTGAACGAAAAGGCCATCGAGGTGtctccttcctccagccGTGTCCTGGACCGTGCCGCGGAGATCCTAAcgcctttccctccctccaagaACCGCCCTCGTCCTGGCGACTGGACTTGCCCCTCATGTGGATTCTCGAACTTCCAGCGCCGTACTGCATGCTTCCGCTGCTCGTTCCCGGCTATGGCCGCTGCCCCCGATCCGATGGGATACGGCTACGGCTACGGCCCCCCGTCCATGATGCCTCCTCACATGGGCCACGGCCACGGAATGGGCCATTCCCGCGGCATGGGCGGCAACGGCGGTGTGGTGCCTTTCCGTGCTGGTGACTGGAAGTGTGGCTCCGAGGGCTGCGGTTACCACAACTTCGCCAAGAACATCAATTGCCTGCGTTGCGGTGCTCCTCGGTCTGGAGCAGCAGTGGTGGCCGACTCCGCTTTCCCGTCCCCGATGGATCCTCCCTCGAGCTTCGGCATGGGCCCGAACTCCATGACCAGCACCCCGGCTCCTGGTCCCTTCGCGGCTAGCACTGGTAGCTTTGGCGGCTTTGGTCAACAGTTTGCCGCGCCCCCCAACAACTATGCTGCCTTGCCTTCGGGCTTGGGAAGCGCCCCGGCCGCATACCCCCCTATGGGTCAGATGAACGCTGGTTATGGCTCCGCGAATGCTTCCCATTCCGCGGCCTCGTTCGCCAACCCGGCCGCCCAGGCTGCCTTCACGGGGGCTGATCACAACTCGTCGACCAGTGCGTCCAACGGTGCCTTCTACGGCAATGATGGCTCGAGCGATCCGTTTGCCTTCCTCTCGACGGGCTTGGGAGGTTTGACTGTGGGTGAAGATGCCCACTCTCGTCGCAACGGCGCCAGTGCGAACAAGTCCCCCGCGTAA
- the pre6 gene encoding proteasome core particle subunit alpha 4 (COG:O;~EggNog:ENOG410PFMY;~InterPro:IPR029055,IPR001353,IPR023332;~MEROPS:MER0004372;~PFAM:PF00227;~go_component: GO:0005839 - proteasome core complex [Evidence IEA];~go_process: GO:0051603 - proteolysis involved in cellular protein catabolic process [Evidence IEA]) encodes MEAVKRGTCAVGVKGKDVVVLGCEKRSALKLQDTRITPSKIAMVDNHVVLAFAGLNADARILIDKARLEAQSHRLTVEDPVTIEYITKYIASVQQRYTQSGGVRPFGISTLVVGFDPNDKTPRLYQTEPSGIYSAWKANAIGRSSKTVREFLERNHQDEMDREQTIQLTIKSLLEVVQTGAKNIEVAIMSPGQSIEMLPDDQIEAYVKSIETEKQEEAAKKKTGRGGTTTAAILTRPGGGEGSESRE; translated from the exons ATGGAAGCCGTCAAGCGAG GAACCTGCGCTGTCGGAGTAAAAGGCAAGGACGTGGTCGTTCTCGGCTGCGAGAAGCGCTCCGCACTGAAGCTCCAAGATACCCGCATCACACCGTCCAAGATCGCCATGGTGGACAACCACGTCGTCCTGGCTTTCGCCGGTCTGAACGCCGACGCCCGCATTCTTATCGACAAAGCCCGTCTAGAAGCTCAGTCCCACCGTCTGACCGTTGAGGACCCCGTCACTATCGAATACATTACGAAGTACATTGCTAGTGTGCAGCAGCGGTACACGCAGAGTGGTGGTGTTAGACCCTTTGGTATCAGTACCCTGGTCGTCGGATTCGACCCCAATGATAAGACGCCCCGGTTATATCAGACTGAGCCTTCGGGGATTTATTCCGCTTG GAAAGCAAATGCTATCGGACGCTCCAGCAAGACTGTGCGCGAGTTCCTCGAACGCAACCaccaggatgagatggatcGCGAACAGACTATCCAGCTCACTATCAAGTCGCTGTTGGAGGTTGTGCAGACCGGTGCGAAGAACATCGAGGTGGCTATCATGTCGCCTGGGCAGTCGATTGAGATGCTCCCGGATGACCAGATCGAGGCGTACGTTAAGAGCATAGAGacggagaagcaggaggaggcggctaagaagaagacgggTCGCGGTGGCACCACGACGGCTGCTATCCTAACACGGCCTGGTGGCGGCGAGGGCAGCGAGAGCCGGGAGTAA